From one Peredibacter starrii genomic stretch:
- a CDS encoding LOG family protein gives MREESKASNRSDWGTSSRTEEERVFLEGPKARSNEFYHAFRVFSEMIQGFRTFQFVGPCVTVFGSARFDEKHEYYQLAMEMGEELVRKGFTVMTGGGPGIMEAANRGAKKLGGCSVGCNITLPKEQRPNVYLDVWMEFKYFMVRKFMLAKYSYGFVAMPGGFGTLDELFGVLTLIQTKKIEGFPVVLIGTEFWKPLRNLIEERLVEAKTINPEDTKTIFFTDSPLEAAEFIQAIATDRFQLKIRPMKILGERAIRQA, from the coding sequence ATGCGGGAAGAAAGCAAAGCTTCTAACAGATCTGATTGGGGAACCTCATCTCGTACCGAAGAAGAACGGGTCTTTTTAGAGGGGCCCAAAGCTCGTTCAAATGAGTTTTACCACGCCTTTCGGGTGTTCTCCGAAATGATCCAGGGCTTTCGCACATTTCAATTCGTGGGCCCTTGTGTGACGGTCTTTGGCTCTGCCCGGTTTGATGAAAAGCATGAGTATTATCAGCTTGCCATGGAAATGGGCGAGGAGCTGGTCCGCAAAGGCTTTACCGTTATGACCGGCGGTGGACCGGGAATCATGGAAGCGGCCAATCGGGGGGCCAAAAAACTCGGTGGTTGCTCAGTTGGCTGCAACATTACTTTGCCCAAAGAGCAGCGTCCCAACGTCTATTTGGACGTCTGGATGGAGTTTAAATATTTTATGGTGAGAAAGTTCATGCTGGCCAAATACTCCTATGGCTTTGTGGCCATGCCGGGAGGTTTTGGAACCTTGGATGAACTTTTCGGCGTTCTCACTCTGATCCAGACCAAGAAAATTGAGGGGTTTCCAGTAGTATTAATCGGTACGGAATTCTGGAAGCCACTTCGAAATCTCATTGAAGAGCGTTTGGTTGAGGCGAAAACTATCAATCCAGAAGATACCAAAACGATTTTCTTTACCGACTCGCCTTTAGAGGCCGCAGAGTTTATCCAGGCAATTGCCACAGATCGTTTTCAACTCAAGATTCGCCCAATGAAAATCCTGGGTGAAAGGGCCATAAGACAGGCATAA
- a CDS encoding response regulator: MFDPKTKVLVVDDMLTMRKIVTKILRELGFTDIVEAADGLEAWEKTKDGSVGLIISDWNMPNCTGLDFLKRVRADQKLGKTPFLLVTAEAEGHQVAEAIKSGVDQYVVKPFSKEGLKAKLELAYKKFQSKAA, encoded by the coding sequence ATGTTTGATCCAAAAACAAAAGTGCTAGTAGTCGACGATATGCTTACAATGAGAAAGATCGTAACAAAGATCCTAAGAGAGCTTGGTTTCACAGATATCGTGGAAGCGGCCGACGGTCTTGAAGCTTGGGAAAAAACAAAAGACGGTTCTGTTGGTCTGATCATCTCAGACTGGAACATGCCAAATTGTACAGGTCTTGATTTCTTGAAGCGTGTACGCGCTGATCAGAAACTTGGTAAAACTCCTTTTCTACTTGTGACAGCGGAAGCTGAAGGTCACCAGGTAGCAGAAGCAATTAAGAGTGGTGTTGACCAATATGTGGTGAAACCATTCTCTAAAGAAGGCCTTAAGGCCAAGTTAGAGCTTGCTTATAAGAAGTTCCAATCTAAAGCAGCTTAA
- a CDS encoding tail fiber domain-containing protein, with the protein MSVNLKSYLEMIKTSFLTILILMFVTSCNNVGNIFGGNIVVNVKDKDHPPYIEQVKVQNDQIVVSGKNLDRVVLAKVGSHDFQIESKTSDKLILNAKSALSFLVGSALNLVVSNSEASATFPLTFELQNGQVTASKLHHMNASTGDFLQFNGSAWAPASLSTNQVYVGTYNATTDTPNLSAGVAAAGTYYIVTTAGTQDLGSGIMNFDVGDWVISDGTNWSKVAVGTNTVSNFNGRTGAVVPLSGDYSWSMLTKAAGKLTGSKLQEIADVDVAGIQDGDMLIWNAGALKWESAPQPSVSIPAGSVTNTQLATSAVDSSKIVDGSIVNADISATAAIDQSKISNLTTDLSNKEPKITAGTAAQYWSGTKAWQNLNPAVIGSTLTGYSASAGAITAADSILSAINKLSGNIGLATASQGNYVLKAGDTMSGPLAMGGNKVTGVADPTALQDAATKNYVDTQLSSNSYWAKTGSDINYSAGQVGVGVASFYPDMKLQIEQRLTNAVGRALNADTRQHSSANGNFSALGGVFKAQATVDAGVTNSGSVSGSWSVGFRNNIPGTIDNGTLASLRAAYFQYGHYDTEAASAPSTTEVIGLYLSPYYKKGTITNLYDIYAHPGSPGGTVTNFYGLFFGGSHKKHYLEGNLGLNKTDPTEKLDVIGNIAVDGKVRFKSDNTNFVELRAPASLAGTIAFNLPGTAGSSGQALVTDGAGNLSWSTVSSGAIADGSVSYAKLNLANGDIPLAKLAGASDVTKYLKGDKSWGTFITDVLASTFATVTPLNTAIANGDSLQTVVNKTQGQINNLVTNSLNKTGTDSVTGTMTIAPAGMLKISTTASGADLTEATNVQYVQNYVQSFGQWDKNGSALYTNKFVGFNNNSPSTFFHAIGTGSADDDLMIDSFSDTAESAIMLRRARGTAAAPTPPLANDRLGFLGFRALTAAPNTYVEMARVQGLAETDIATSMTGFLQFWTRNNGSYTEKMRITGAGNVGIGTTTPDKKLVVTDTAVTADGARSPVAEFNATATAASGGAKRGIVLYGAGFTGSLGIGKNTNAPLHFLSFAGTELATIMDNGNFGIGVNAPSYPLQVETTNTDTSSASQIAQAVNVFNLNPTAASSANYYSHYNVTKPMGAQNFTGYIQGDRVIIDNANTGTIANIYGQYTAVTNTSTGTVTLANGSRNNVINSSSGIITSARGGSFGVQNSGTGTITNAYGLQVDPLSNASGTVTNYYGLHIGGSGTVATNRWGVYVADGANYFGGTVGIGTTPSLASGLHVKGTGGIAAFQAAGTTDHGYITFFVDTDNPNTRSGYIGYPSAGSTVLTVSNELGNAVQIGHSSLKNDLVVNGTATTCAIGNGVASTSCTSDARLKDNVRVIPDALRKFLNLEGVFFDWNKNANTPGKPGMGVIAQKVEKEFPLAVTTDKKTGYKQVDYASLISPLIEAFKSFYQEFQGTKRSIASYEKKQVELESRVKTLEEQNKQLLNIICRKDPAACKAP; encoded by the coding sequence ATGTCAGTAAATCTCAAGAGTTACTTGGAAATGATCAAGACAAGCTTTCTAACAATTTTAATCCTGATGTTTGTTACTAGTTGTAACAACGTAGGAAATATTTTTGGTGGAAACATTGTGGTTAATGTTAAAGACAAAGATCATCCACCTTACATTGAACAAGTAAAAGTTCAGAACGATCAAATCGTAGTCAGCGGAAAAAATCTCGATCGAGTGGTTCTTGCTAAAGTTGGATCGCATGATTTTCAAATTGAATCAAAGACATCAGATAAGCTTATTTTGAATGCTAAGAGTGCATTGAGTTTCTTAGTGGGAAGCGCTTTAAATTTAGTTGTTTCAAACTCGGAAGCATCAGCCACTTTTCCTCTGACTTTTGAATTACAAAATGGGCAAGTGACTGCTTCTAAGCTTCATCATATGAATGCTTCAACTGGTGACTTCTTACAATTTAATGGTTCAGCATGGGCACCGGCTTCTCTTTCTACTAATCAGGTTTATGTTGGGACTTATAATGCGACAACTGATACTCCCAATCTTTCGGCGGGAGTAGCGGCGGCCGGAACTTACTATATTGTAACAACTGCGGGCACTCAGGATCTTGGTTCCGGCATCATGAACTTTGATGTTGGTGACTGGGTAATCTCCGATGGGACGAACTGGAGTAAAGTGGCAGTTGGGACAAACACTGTTTCTAACTTCAATGGTAGAACGGGTGCTGTGGTTCCGTTGTCTGGTGATTATTCGTGGAGCATGCTGACGAAGGCGGCCGGAAAACTGACTGGTTCTAAGCTTCAGGAAATTGCCGATGTTGATGTCGCTGGCATTCAAGATGGGGACATGCTTATTTGGAATGCCGGAGCTCTAAAATGGGAAAGTGCTCCTCAACCATCAGTCTCAATTCCTGCGGGATCTGTGACTAACACTCAACTTGCTACCAGTGCAGTTGATTCTTCTAAAATTGTGGATGGATCGATTGTTAATGCTGATATCTCAGCGACTGCGGCGATTGATCAATCGAAGATCAGCAATCTCACAACAGATTTAAGCAATAAAGAACCGAAGATCACTGCGGGAACTGCTGCTCAATACTGGAGTGGAACTAAGGCCTGGCAGAATTTAAATCCGGCCGTGATTGGTTCAACACTTACGGGTTACTCTGCTTCTGCCGGAGCGATCACTGCGGCCGATTCAATCTTATCTGCCATTAATAAACTTAGTGGCAATATTGGTCTGGCGACTGCTTCTCAAGGGAACTACGTCTTGAAAGCAGGGGACACCATGAGTGGGCCACTTGCGATGGGTGGAAATAAAGTAACTGGTGTTGCTGATCCAACTGCGCTTCAAGATGCTGCTACAAAAAATTATGTCGATACACAATTAAGCAGTAACTCATATTGGGCCAAGACTGGTTCTGATATCAACTATAGTGCCGGTCAAGTCGGTGTGGGAGTCGCTTCTTTCTATCCGGACATGAAGCTTCAAATTGAACAGCGTTTAACCAACGCGGTAGGAAGAGCTTTAAATGCAGACACAAGACAGCACTCATCCGCTAACGGAAACTTCAGTGCTCTAGGGGGAGTATTTAAGGCACAGGCAACTGTAGATGCAGGGGTGACTAACTCTGGCTCAGTAAGTGGTTCATGGAGTGTGGGGTTCAGAAATAATATTCCAGGAACAATTGATAACGGAACACTTGCTTCGCTCCGTGCTGCTTATTTTCAGTATGGTCATTACGATACTGAAGCTGCATCGGCTCCGAGCACGACGGAAGTCATCGGTCTTTATCTTTCGCCATATTATAAGAAAGGGACCATCACGAATCTCTATGATATTTATGCTCACCCTGGTTCACCTGGTGGAACAGTCACAAACTTTTATGGTCTCTTCTTTGGTGGATCACATAAGAAGCACTATCTAGAAGGGAACTTAGGTTTAAATAAAACAGATCCAACTGAGAAGTTGGATGTGATTGGTAACATCGCTGTTGATGGAAAAGTTCGTTTTAAATCAGATAACACCAACTTCGTTGAACTAAGAGCGCCTGCAAGTTTAGCTGGAACAATTGCTTTCAATCTTCCGGGAACTGCCGGATCTTCAGGACAGGCCCTTGTGACTGATGGTGCGGGAAATCTTTCTTGGTCAACAGTATCATCAGGTGCCATCGCGGATGGTTCTGTTAGTTACGCAAAATTAAATCTTGCCAATGGTGATATTCCTCTCGCAAAACTTGCAGGTGCTTCAGACGTCACCAAGTATCTGAAAGGGGACAAGAGCTGGGGCACATTCATCACGGATGTTTTAGCTTCGACTTTTGCGACAGTCACCCCATTGAACACGGCGATTGCCAATGGTGATTCATTACAAACAGTGGTGAATAAAACTCAGGGACAAATTAATAATCTAGTTACCAACTCGTTAAATAAAACCGGAACAGATTCGGTCACAGGAACCATGACGATTGCTCCGGCGGGAATGCTTAAAATTTCCACCACTGCTTCTGGCGCGGATCTGACTGAAGCGACCAACGTTCAGTATGTGCAAAATTATGTGCAGTCATTCGGTCAGTGGGACAAAAACGGTTCGGCGCTTTATACAAATAAATTCGTGGGATTTAATAACAATAGTCCATCTACATTTTTCCACGCCATTGGCACCGGTAGTGCAGATGATGATTTGATGATCGATTCCTTCAGTGATACTGCAGAATCTGCCATTATGCTCAGACGTGCTCGTGGGACAGCTGCGGCACCAACTCCGCCACTGGCCAATGATCGACTCGGCTTTTTAGGTTTCCGCGCTTTGACTGCGGCCCCAAATACTTATGTTGAAATGGCACGAGTACAAGGATTGGCCGAAACAGACATTGCAACATCAATGACAGGGTTCCTGCAATTTTGGACTCGTAATAATGGTTCTTATACTGAGAAAATGCGCATTACTGGTGCGGGGAACGTGGGGATTGGAACCACAACTCCAGATAAAAAACTCGTTGTAACTGATACTGCTGTTACTGCGGATGGTGCAAGATCTCCTGTTGCTGAATTCAATGCTACTGCTACTGCCGCGTCTGGAGGGGCCAAACGAGGGATCGTCCTCTATGGTGCGGGATTTACCGGAAGTTTAGGGATTGGTAAAAACACCAATGCTCCTTTGCATTTCTTGTCTTTTGCCGGAACAGAGCTTGCGACCATTATGGATAATGGTAATTTCGGAATTGGAGTTAATGCTCCTTCTTATCCACTTCAAGTAGAAACTACTAATACAGATACCTCTTCAGCTTCTCAGATCGCGCAAGCTGTAAACGTCTTTAACTTGAACCCAACTGCCGCGAGTTCGGCCAATTATTATTCTCACTACAACGTCACTAAGCCGATGGGCGCGCAGAATTTTACCGGTTATATCCAAGGTGACCGAGTGATTATTGATAATGCCAATACAGGAACCATCGCTAATATTTATGGTCAATATACTGCGGTTACCAATACATCTACAGGAACGGTGACATTGGCCAATGGTAGTAGAAACAATGTTATTAATTCTTCATCCGGAATAATCACCAGCGCACGAGGTGGATCATTCGGAGTTCAGAACAGTGGTACAGGGACGATCACCAATGCGTATGGTTTACAAGTTGATCCTCTTAGTAATGCATCCGGTACGGTGACAAATTATTATGGTCTACATATTGGAGGTAGCGGTACCGTTGCCACAAATAGATGGGGCGTTTACGTTGCCGATGGCGCGAACTATTTTGGAGGCACAGTAGGTATTGGAACGACTCCATCCTTGGCCTCAGGATTACATGTTAAAGGAACAGGTGGGATTGCTGCCTTTCAGGCCGCTGGCACAACTGACCATGGTTACATCACGTTCTTCGTTGATACAGACAACCCAAATACTCGCTCTGGATACATTGGATATCCTTCCGCTGGTTCTACCGTACTTACAGTCTCAAACGAGCTGGGAAATGCAGTTCAAATCGGTCATTCATCTCTTAAAAACGATTTAGTGGTAAACGGCACGGCCACCACTTGTGCCATCGGTAATGGTGTTGCATCGACCAGCTGTACCTCTGATGCTCGCTTGAAAGATAATGTTCGTGTGATCCCGGATGCCCTTCGAAAATTTTTAAATCTTGAAGGTGTGTTCTTTGATTGGAACAAAAACGCAAACACTCCAGGCAAACCTGGTATGGGTGTGATCGCTCAGAAAGTAGAGAAGGAATTTCCTCTTGCTGTAACAACAGATAAGAAAACTGGTTACAAGCAAGTCGACTACGCTTCTTTAATTTCTCCTTTGATCGAGGCCTTCAAATCTTTTTATCAGGAATTCCAGGGCACCAAACGCTCGATCGCGTCTTATGAGAAAAAACAGGTTGAACTTGAAAGCCGCGTGAAAACTCTTGAAGAGCAGAACAAGCAACTACTCAATATTATTTGTCGTAAAGATCCTGCCGCCTGCAAAGCTCCCTAG
- a CDS encoding lytic transglycosylase domain-containing protein produces the protein MKTLFTLLILSSGMTFASTLPTREIASVRRVEHARELMGASYKKSIVSRFETRKDIEKNIHEVVKKRLPNSFKYRAYTIAKTIIEESAKNSLDPYFVMAVISGESSFNPLAVGPVGEIGMMQIRPTTGQWMSDILKTKFHGERTLRDPVANIKLGVAYLSWLRNKFEGHGQLYLAAYNMGPKSVKNAVSRNVYPKDYPIHVMKRYIAFYKDMGKKTGRL, from the coding sequence ATGAAAACACTATTTACACTTTTGATCCTTTCTTCAGGTATGACTTTCGCTTCTACTCTTCCTACTCGTGAAATTGCGAGTGTTCGTAGAGTGGAGCACGCTCGTGAACTTATGGGTGCAAGCTATAAGAAAAGTATCGTGTCTCGTTTTGAAACACGTAAAGACATTGAGAAGAACATCCACGAAGTGGTTAAAAAGCGTCTTCCAAATTCTTTCAAATACCGTGCTTACACTATTGCTAAAACGATTATCGAAGAATCTGCTAAGAACTCTCTAGATCCATACTTTGTAATGGCAGTAATTTCAGGTGAATCAAGCTTTAATCCACTAGCAGTGGGCCCGGTTGGTGAAATCGGTATGATGCAAATCCGTCCGACAACAGGCCAGTGGATGTCTGATATTTTAAAAACAAAATTTCACGGAGAAAGAACTCTTCGTGATCCAGTTGCCAATATTAAACTGGGTGTTGCTTACCTTTCTTGGTTACGTAACAAGTTCGAAGGTCATGGCCAGCTTTATCTAGCGGCCTACAATATGGGACCTAAGTCTGTTAAAAACGCCGTTTCTCGCAATGTTTATCCAAAGGACTATCCAATCCACGTTATGAAGCGCTACATCGCCTTCTACAAAGACATGGGGAAGAAAACAGGCAGATTATAA
- a CDS encoding heme-dependent oxidative N-demethylase subunit alpha family protein translates to MNDRPWQNGKFIITAGLKPLEARPIFLPEPELTRYLQNKIQARTEGIDKHYPDSVGLTFSELELITHKLRTLIPKTLYEGIFKDEIDFLISQVPEDFSVWKMEDGKEWLALIHLMSPNHWDAHKKIGKSFLDSHAPIPHIDAISKAAPKMFEQIQKRGAMERFAWGVATDNRLNHHPIPPIGMPMEEWQGRSFDPLNPKLFIRMERQTLFPISEKLIGFTIKTTFTDVETLPVEDLKLINQCIESMDEAILKYKGLIQDKDNILGWLSSLTQESTLAL, encoded by the coding sequence ATGAATGATCGTCCTTGGCAGAACGGAAAATTCATTATTACGGCCGGGCTAAAGCCTCTCGAGGCAAGACCCATCTTCTTACCTGAGCCTGAGCTCACTCGCTACTTACAAAATAAAATCCAGGCCCGCACGGAAGGAATTGATAAGCACTATCCAGATTCTGTGGGCCTTACATTTTCTGAATTAGAACTCATCACGCACAAACTCAGAACTCTCATTCCTAAAACGCTTTACGAGGGCATCTTTAAGGACGAGATTGATTTTTTAATCTCACAAGTACCGGAAGACTTCTCGGTTTGGAAAATGGAAGACGGGAAAGAGTGGCTGGCGTTGATTCATCTCATGTCCCCTAATCACTGGGACGCTCATAAAAAAATCGGCAAAAGCTTCTTAGATTCTCATGCACCTATTCCTCATATTGATGCCATCTCAAAAGCGGCCCCTAAAATGTTTGAGCAGATACAAAAACGTGGAGCGATGGAGCGCTTTGCTTGGGGAGTGGCCACTGATAATCGCTTGAATCACCATCCAATTCCTCCAATCGGTATGCCTATGGAAGAGTGGCAAGGGCGATCATTTGATCCGTTAAATCCCAAACTTTTTATTCGAATGGAAAGACAGACGCTTTTTCCTATTTCAGAAAAGCTCATCGGCTTCACCATCAAGACCACATTTACTGATGTAGAAACTCTTCCTGTAGAAGATCTGAAACTCATCAATCAATGTATTGAGAGCATGGATGAGGCGATATTAAAATATAAGGGCCTCATACAAGACAAAGACAATATTCTTGGCTGGCTTTCCTCACTTACTCAAGAATCAACGCTGGCCCTCTAG
- a CDS encoding methylglyoxal synthase, with translation MKKNIALIAHDNLKNNMVSWAKLHQLELEKFNLFATGTTGKRVEEATGMSVVKFKSGPLGGDQQIGAGIAEGKIDAVIFFWDPLAPHPHDVDVKALLRIAVVYDIPMACNQKTADLLIQGLANS, from the coding sequence ATGAAAAAGAATATTGCCCTCATCGCTCACGACAACTTGAAAAACAATATGGTTAGCTGGGCCAAGCTTCACCAACTAGAACTAGAGAAATTTAATTTATTTGCCACAGGAACGACTGGAAAACGGGTTGAAGAGGCCACTGGCATGAGTGTGGTGAAATTCAAAAGCGGTCCTCTAGGTGGTGATCAGCAAATTGGTGCGGGAATTGCGGAAGGTAAAATCGATGCCGTGATTTTCTTCTGGGACCCTCTTGCTCCACATCCTCATGATGTGGATGTAAAAGCACTCCTGAGAATTGCAGTCGTGTATGACATCCCGATGGCCTGTAATCAAAAGACGGCGGACCTTCTTATACAAGGCCTGGCAAACTCTTAA
- a CDS encoding PDZ domain-containing protein — protein sequence MNWKWLILISAIACSSNDPTPYQKAKKGRGFDDREEDGIRISNFRANSYTKVANARLYAEFHAIENCKNEAGRTANILDIYDRTEAKEITRTTGSAFGPTYYGGYGMYPYYSRYSTFGVGASFNTISTDTWNETLVYPNIDVLYTCEAEVWRPKVMFREVPADEMKHLVKDLKGGLQVQKVIADSPNHNVLDEGDIILRANGVRIDRVYQLIHLFSDKSRQVKVEFLREGQKKTATLKSDNVTSFVGEAEKKIIGDACKKKDVKENKLCKN from the coding sequence ATGAACTGGAAGTGGTTAATCCTGATTTCTGCCATTGCTTGTTCAAGTAATGATCCAACTCCCTATCAAAAAGCAAAAAAAGGTCGAGGCTTTGATGACCGTGAAGAAGACGGCATTCGAATCTCAAACTTCCGCGCGAACTCTTACACGAAAGTGGCCAATGCCCGTCTCTATGCTGAATTCCATGCGATAGAAAATTGTAAGAACGAGGCCGGAAGAACCGCCAATATTCTTGATATCTATGATCGCACAGAGGCAAAAGAAATTACTCGCACCACAGGCAGTGCCTTTGGACCGACGTACTATGGTGGTTACGGTATGTATCCCTACTATAGTCGATATTCGACGTTTGGAGTGGGGGCCAGTTTCAATACCATCTCCACTGATACCTGGAATGAGACTTTGGTCTATCCCAACATAGACGTGCTTTATACTTGTGAAGCGGAAGTGTGGCGACCGAAGGTCATGTTTCGGGAAGTGCCGGCGGATGAGATGAAGCACTTAGTGAAGGATTTAAAAGGTGGCCTTCAGGTACAGAAGGTCATCGCCGATTCACCTAACCATAATGTTCTGGATGAAGGTGATATTATTTTAAGGGCGAATGGAGTACGTATTGATCGAGTTTATCAACTCATTCATTTATTCAGTGATAAATCCCGTCAGGTGAAGGTGGAGTTCTTACGTGAAGGTCAGAAGAAAACTGCCACTCTTAAATCAGACAACGTCACAAGCTTTGTCGGCGAGGCCGAAAAGAAAATCATCGGTGATGCTTGTAAAAAGAAAGACGTGAAAGAAAATAAACTTTGTAAAAATTAG
- a CDS encoding chemotaxis protein CheX: MATTPGFLIEKAEGYTVVKLSGSLEFPHAKTFEGEIDGISNNADGHIFINCEHLTSFSKDWIRIFLRLQINLKSNEKSLKLIHVSPGLMNLLKREGIDSTFKIAPTLKDALDESGAPQKRSLDTEFINPFLTATLHVLNVQAQITAKAGPIYKKKATDSFYGDVSGVIGIVSDAFNGSVVISFPEQTFLKIMSGMLGEEYTEITKDILDGAGEITNMIFGQAKVVLNEKGYGIKTAIPSVVSGKDHSLHGVTKGPVIVVPFESTGGNFFVEICLSA; the protein is encoded by the coding sequence ATGGCGACGACTCCAGGTTTTCTTATCGAAAAGGCCGAAGGCTATACGGTAGTAAAGCTTTCGGGGAGCTTGGAGTTTCCGCACGCAAAGACTTTCGAGGGAGAAATCGATGGAATCTCTAACAATGCCGATGGTCACATCTTCATTAATTGTGAGCATCTTACGTCTTTTTCTAAGGACTGGATAAGAATCTTCCTTAGATTACAGATCAATCTGAAAAGTAATGAAAAATCTCTGAAGCTCATCCATGTGAGTCCGGGGTTGATGAATCTCCTCAAACGTGAGGGGATCGATTCTACCTTCAAAATCGCGCCAACTCTGAAGGACGCCTTGGATGAGTCCGGAGCTCCCCAAAAACGTTCTCTCGACACTGAATTCATCAATCCATTTCTGACCGCCACTTTGCATGTTCTAAATGTGCAGGCACAAATCACTGCGAAGGCAGGACCTATTTATAAAAAGAAAGCTACGGATTCTTTTTATGGAGATGTTTCTGGTGTGATTGGTATTGTGAGTGATGCGTTTAATGGTTCAGTGGTGATTAGTTTTCCTGAGCAGACTTTTTTAAAGATCATGTCCGGGATGCTGGGGGAAGAGTACACTGAAATCACCAAAGACATTCTGGATGGTGCCGGTGAAATTACCAACATGATTTTCGGTCAGGCGAAGGTCGTGCTGAACGAGAAGGGTTACGGGATTAAAACTGCTATTCCTTCTGTCGTCTCTGGTAAAGATCACTCTCTGCATGGGGTCACCAAAGGCCCGGTCATTGTCGTGCCATTTGAAAGCACAGGTGGCAATTTTTTTGTCGAAATTTGCTTATCCGCTTAA
- a CDS encoding lipase maturation factor family protein produces MDILSADNYVMARMIFDRTLGAIYFIAFLSAYNQFPALLGEHGLLPVPDFVKRVKFRQFPTVFHWKYSDSMLKIMCGVGMLLGLLLTFGAFDYAPIVVHMLSWLTLYGLYLSLVSVGQDFYGFGWETMLLEAGFFAAFMGPYWVTPSWIPILILRWMLYRTEMGAGLIKLRGDQCWRDLTCLYYHHETQPLPNPLSRYFHHLPKWFHRFGVVFSHFCQLVAPFGLFFPQPIAAVAGFFLIFHQMILVVSGNYSWLNWLTIVLGVLAFSDGGIATTPAPLWFQIIQIGIGVLAIFLSYRPFLNFFQKRQYMNYCWNRWHLVGAYGAFGSVTKERYEIVIEGTDEISPDEKTVWKEYGFRGKPVELNRTPPVVAPYHLRLDWMIWFLPFGVLVGDDDIYVQGHDLWFVRFMLKLLRNDKRLLKLLRHNPFPDDPPVWVRAKFYQYHFTESGEKNIWKRTYKGEYCPELSLKSLPGLV; encoded by the coding sequence ATGGATATCCTATCCGCAGATAACTATGTAATGGCCCGTATGATCTTCGACCGTACTTTGGGGGCGATCTACTTTATTGCGTTTTTAAGCGCCTATAACCAGTTTCCTGCACTCTTAGGGGAGCATGGATTGCTGCCAGTGCCGGACTTTGTGAAGCGAGTGAAGTTCCGTCAATTTCCTACGGTCTTTCATTGGAAGTACTCGGACTCCATGCTGAAAATCATGTGTGGGGTGGGAATGTTGTTAGGACTGCTTCTGACTTTTGGCGCCTTTGATTATGCACCAATTGTTGTTCATATGCTTTCGTGGCTCACTCTTTATGGACTGTATCTGTCTCTAGTGAGTGTGGGGCAAGACTTCTATGGCTTTGGTTGGGAGACCATGCTTCTCGAAGCTGGATTCTTTGCGGCCTTCATGGGTCCTTATTGGGTAACACCTTCTTGGATACCGATTCTTATTTTGCGTTGGATGCTTTATCGAACTGAGATGGGTGCGGGGCTGATTAAACTTCGCGGCGACCAGTGTTGGAGGGATCTGACTTGTTTGTATTATCATCACGAGACGCAGCCATTACCAAATCCATTAAGTCGTTATTTTCATCATTTGCCAAAATGGTTTCATCGCTTTGGAGTGGTCTTTAGTCACTTCTGTCAGTTGGTGGCGCCCTTTGGTTTATTTTTCCCACAACCCATTGCAGCTGTGGCGGGATTCTTTTTGATCTTTCATCAAATGATTCTGGTGGTGAGTGGAAATTACTCGTGGCTTAACTGGCTCACTATTGTTTTAGGTGTTCTTGCTTTTAGTGATGGAGGAATCGCAACGACTCCGGCCCCTTTGTGGTTTCAGATTATTCAGATAGGGATTGGTGTGCTCGCGATCTTTCTCAGTTACCGTCCATTTTTAAATTTCTTCCAGAAGCGTCAGTATATGAATTACTGCTGGAACCGCTGGCATCTCGTTGGTGCGTATGGGGCCTTTGGAAGTGTGACGAAAGAGCGGTATGAAATTGTAATTGAAGGGACTGATGAGATCTCTCCGGATGAAAAGACTGTTTGGAAAGAATATGGTTTCCGTGGAAAACCAGTAGAGCTTAATCGCACGCCACCAGTTGTGGCCCCTTATCATCTCCGACTTGATTGGATGATTTGGTTTTTACCATTTGGAGTTTTAGTTGGGGACGATGACATTTATGTCCAAGGACATGATCTGTGGTTTGTGCGTTTTATGCTCAAGCTTCTACGAAATGATAAGCGACTTTTGAAATTACTTCGTCACAATCCGTTTCCAGATGATCCGCCGGTGTGGGTGAGGGCCAAGTTTTATCAATACCACTTCACAGAAAGTGGAGAGAAGAACATTTGGAAGAGAACCTACAAAGGAGAGTATTGTCCGGAGCTCTCGCTTAAGAGTTTGCCAGGCCTTGTATAA